The Neomonachus schauinslandi chromosome 13, ASM220157v2, whole genome shotgun sequence DNA segment TGTGTTGCTCTGTCTCAGTGTACAGAGCTACCATCCACGCTGTTGCTCAGGCTAGAAACAGAGCCCTCTTTGCTACGTCTCCTCTTGTCCGCCACGTTTAGTCAGTCGCGAAGATGTTTATTATGGTTCTTCACTTTTCCCCACCCCTACAGCTAGCATCTTAGTCCGGGACACTAGATTTTCTGAGGCTCTGGTACCAGCCTGATTcgttaatttcttaaaaagaaaaaaaaatttttaatgtggttAATATGTGCCAGACGCCTTGCCCGGTGCACCAGTGTCTCCATCAACACGGTATTCAGAGTCCCAGTGAAGGAAGCAGATACTGGGTGGGTTCGTTGCAGGTGACATGAAAGCTAAAGTTGAGAAATGTAAGGTTGCTCAAGAACTTCACAGGTGGATCTAATCTAGACTGGTGAGTGGGAGAGGGCCTCGGCCTCCTTCAAGTCCATTCTCCTCACTGCAGTCAGAGCCCTCCCTGGGATGCAAATAGGACTTTCCCACCACCTTTACAGTCACCAAACGTTGAGTGCCTGCAGAATAAAGCCCAGATTGCTTCACAGGGTGTATACTGGCCGCGTTTTTTGGATCCGACTGTAGCTTTCTTCCCTTATCTCATTTTTAGGTTCTCTCCTCCAGGCATCCTGAACCACTGTGATGCCTTATTTCACCTGCAAGCCTTTGCACAGCTCTCTTCTCTGCTTGGAAGTCCTTTTTCCTAGTTTCCGATCTCTTTTCTCTAACACTTAGTCATCCTCCAGATCTCAAAATGTAGGCAGCagttcttccaggaagccttccctgccttGTCCTCCTCTCAGGCTAGGCCAGGAGTCCTTCCTGAGAGCTTATTTCTGTCATCGCTGTGCAATAACTTGTTTCTTTATATGGCACAGTCACTAGACTAAGCTCCTGGATTACAGGGACTGTGTGTAATTCAGCTGTATGTATTCATTTTCCCATCTGGTGAGATAGGTATTTCTATCCCTATTATACAGATGGGTGGAATGAGACTTAGAGAAATGATTTGACCATACCCTGGGAAGCAGCATAGTGGCCTAGAGGCCTCTTTTCCCATGCGAGGGGATAAAATAGCAAGAACTATTAACTCTTAGTGATTCCTTGGTGTGTCTCCTGTTATGACTTACACTTTTATCCCACACAGAAGTAGATTGCAAGCATGGCTCTTGTACTTTCTGGATTAAGGGGCTGTGTGATAGGAAAAGCTTTCTTTGAGGGAGCTGGAGATGGGAACAAGCCTTTTATTCTTGCTCTGGTGACTGGAAAGTTCTGTGTTCTTCATAGACTATTTCTCATCACGCTCTTGATAAAGTATTTCCAGAATGACTTTTCAGAGTTTGTCCTGTGATGGCTCATTAGTAACAGAAGTTGTGTCTGTTGGGAAGCATGTGAGATTATTTGGGGGAGGTGCAGGAACAAATACTTGGAATATGGTAAGAATAATTCTGAATGTCTTGGAGGTAGGGATCacgttttacatttttatctcctCAAGCTTGGTGCAGGGTCTTGTACATCTCAGGTAGCTGttagatatttactgaatgaatctGTTTTAAAGGAGTGAGTTAATGGCTAGTATACATCTCAGAATTTGCAGTAATTAGGAACAGAAGTATTGACAAGAACTACAATTTGAAAAGAATCACTGCCTTTGTTTGATCTGTAGTGATGGTTAACTTGCCCAGTTAGGAATTGGGAAGAGGCAGTGCATGGTGTGACAAAATGGTCCAGCCTAAATTTTTCATGAAATCATTGCTTTGGACCATAAAACTTAATCGTGTTACGGTTTATTTCACTggagtaaaacaaaatattagctcCCTGAAAAATAAGGTTTAAAAGAAACATGATTTactgttcaaatatttatttttggttttcagagAAGCCTATCAGAATTGAACTTTGAAGATACCTGACGGGCAGAGagtggttttatctttttttttttttttaagattttatttatttatttgacagagagagagagagcgtgagagagggaacacaagcagggggagtgggagagggagaagcaggcttcccgcggagcagggagcccgatgtgggactcgatcccaggaccctgggatcaggacctgagccgaaggcagacgcttaacaactgagccacccaggcgccccgagagtggTTTTATCTTAAGAGCTGTGGGAATTGGGAGTGACGAGGAGAGTGGTATTGTGAAATTATGTGGAGCTAGTATAATGTTTGAGCCATAGATGTTATTTGTAGATTGTTGGTTTGGAAAAGATCTTTGGCTCTGAAATATGGCTTTGAATGTAGACGATGAGGAGGATGGCATGTGGAGGACAGGAGTAGAAGTAGGCTCACGTGGACAGCAGTAGGCCCTAAGTAAGACTGGAGTAAACTACACTTGCAGAAATAGTCTCTGGGTGCTTAGATCTGTTGATTGTTTTACCAGAAACATCACGGAGTGTTGATGTTGTGGGGTCATTATACATCCAGAATCGTGTTCTTCATTAGGAGATGGGAGGTTAAATTCAGTTTCATTCGTCCACATGGGTTGAGTGGGATTTGGGAAATTGACATACAGTGATGTCTAACAAAGCTTACTTTTAGATACAGGATGTCTTAtgttctaaattaaataaatgcccAGGTTGATCATCTaagacttccccccccccccattttgggTATCTGAGAAGTTTGATCAGTGAGCAAAGATTCAAAGCAAAGAGTATGTGCTATTTGGTCTTGTGGTCTGTTTTCATACAGGCTCTGATGGCATCTAGAGAATTTTTTAAGCTGTATGTTTATTCTCTTCAAGAAACCAGAGCACCTGTGTCTCCTCACTCCTTAGATGCTTGTGCAGTCTTAACCATCCAGTGCTCCCCATTTAGGATTCCTTCCAAGAACCACTTTCATTACTTATTTCCTTGTGCACAAGCATGGTTTTTAGTTTCCAGTATTACATCAGATGTTTCATTAGTTACATTTTAAGTTAATGCCCCTTGGGGGCATATTAGTGTCCTTGCTCAGCTTCTAAGCAGAGCTCCAGTTGTAATCAGCGGGATACTTAGGTGTTTACTTCTTGGGAAAGGAAGAGTTCCCCAGAAGGCTAATGTCCGCCATTTTGTCTTGGTTCTTAGTAGTGGAGATTGAGAGAATATTCTGACACATTCCAGAATTTTTTCCGTCATTTACAGTCTGTAGTTATGGAAGATGGTCCTTTTTACCTTATCACTTCCTAGTTAAGTGCAGCCCAGAGGAGGCAAGAATCTATACTGTCAGTTAGCTCTGAATTCCCTCTTTCCTATGCATGTCTCTTGGGACTGTACCTTTAAAACTTTATTACTTGTTTACTGTTAGAATTTACCATCTCagtctctgcttcctcttctccttgTCTTTTAACCACTTCTTGATGTagctttttcctttgaaaacaggaaagaacCGGAGGCTGAAGCAGGCCAAAGAAGAAGCTCAGGCTGAAATTGAACAATACCGCCTGCAAAGAGAGAAGGAGTTCAAGGCCAAGGAAGCTGCGGTGGGCCTGGTTTATATTCATTACTGCTTTAGTTTCCTGAGGCTTTCctcttctccccttttccccagGTTCTCAAAATATCCAGCAGAGCTCGGAGATTGTGATTCTggttgaaatttgaaattttggCTATTGGATGTCCAGGCTGAGTCTCCTAGGTGATCAGTTTTTAACTAACTTTGAATCCTAGTCTTCACTTAGTCATTTCACAAATATCTATTGAACATGTTAACTTGTGCCAGATGTTAGAGAATTAGCTGTGAACAGAAgtagacatggtccctgcctcaTGGAGCAAGTCATGGAGACCTACAGCTGTGAGAAGGGCTGTGGTGGTCATAACAGCCATCAGCTGGAGCCCACTCCGGTATGGTAGAGACACTTAGCAACAGTGTAGGCTGGGCTGCGCAGCAGAAGATGTGTGCAATAACAGTACAACAACAGATCACAAAGCAGGGAGAATTCTGGAAAGGGGATAGGATGGAGGAGGGcttcacagagaaaagaaactcTATCAGGACTCTTGGATACAGGTGACAAAACAATTCAAACTGGTTTTAcacaaaatggaatttattggCTTATGTAATTAAAGACCCAGGTGAAAGGCTAACTTTATTTTGATCAGGGAGCTTCAGTAATGCCCTCAGGACATTATTTTCATCTCTCAACTCTGCCCTTGTCTTTGTGGGCTTCATTCTCAAGTTCTACCTTGTGGCATTCACTGGTTCCAGGCACATGCCCTCCCAGGCCCAAGTCCAGCGATTAAAGGCACATGCCTCCATTGTTGCAGTAAGTCCAAAAGAGTCCTTCATCTTTGCACTGGACGGTCCCAGTGCTATTGAAACTTGAAACCTCTCTGACTCTTGAACTGGGGCAGATTGGTGCTGTCAGCTGTCAGACTGCCcacaaaaacagtatggaagtccTCTTGTCGGGGCAGCTGCCTCGGCTTATTTGTACGTCGATGCTGCAATTGCTTACAGAGGCAGGAGCAGTGCCATGCAAGCATGAGCTCTGGGGTTTCCTAGCAGTGGTCAGTTTGACCCCTTCAACttagacacaactgactgaggcCTGGCATGTAGTTTATATTCACAGAACAGAGATAGTGTCCCGcttcccctacccccccccacccccagtaggGTTATGGACCTTTAAGAATTAGCAGCTGAGCTAACTAATGTGAAATGCCCCTCTATTCTGCCAATATGAACAGTTACAGTAAAGTGTGAAGAGTCCTAAGTTTGAATTCAGGAAACGTGGGTTAGAATCTTTGCATGTTCACTTTGagctctttgtgcctcagtttcctcatctgtgagaagGGGAGTGAAGGCCTCCATACAGGTTATGGAGCACTAGGTGACATGCGAGAGAAGGCTTTCTCTTTGCGCGCCGTCGTGCATGTAACAGCTAGGAAGGGATGTAGTTAATATAGTTCGGAAGGAGGCAAGAGCAGGTTAGAAGATAGAAAGGGTCAGACACAAAAAAGTTTTGTTGTCAAGAACCTGATAGGGAGACTTCCCTGAGCCATTTCCTCAAGCTCTGGGATGAGCCCTCCCCACTGCCATTCCTGCCGGGGGACCCCTCCTTTTGCTGTGTGTGCGTCAGCTGCGTGCAGGCACCGGCTCTCATATGGACACGTGTGTCTGCCCACGCAGGGGAACACCGTGCTCTGGGCTTCCTCCGGGAACCCGTCACCCCATCACTCCCTGCGCGGCCTCAGCGTTTGCACAGTGCCTGCCTGAGGTCCGAGCCGTCCCCCCTCTCAGCGCCCCGGGCCAGCTGCTCCCCAGGGGGAGGCCCTGACCTCCTTTTTGCCTCTGGCTGGGTTGCCTTCCCTGGCCTGGTAAGTTCTGACAGTGCCTGCCTCTCCAGGGGCCTCCGAGGAAAGTAGTTTTACAGCTTTCTCCCTGTGTTACTGACTTGTTAATAAAGGGCttgtagttatttaaaaaaaaccaaaaaaacagcaacaacctGATAGGTCTCATTCTAGCAAAGTAGGCATATACTTGACAGAAAGCCAGCCATACTGTGAAGActaaggataaaagaaaatttatctgTCAGTATGTGTTAAAATTGTGAATGGAGACTGAAAGGATAAGACATGAGTATGGTAAAGAATTCAAGCAGTAAAATAGGGCAACGATAAAGTTAGTCTCCCTCCCACCCAGTCCTACAGTCCTCCTCAGAAACCGTCACTATTAATAGTCTTTTGCATATTCTGctagaatatttatatttgaaagaataGATGTCATGTATCCGTACTACTGGGGAATCTACTGCTGAATGTAAGAGCTAGAACATGAAGCAGTAATGGTGAAACTGTGTGTTCCTCCAAAATTGCATCcccttgtgtttattttttttttaagagtttttttatatatatatataccacgatTTATCTGTCCCTTCTAAAACCACACAAGGAAACACATTTACTAACCACACTGACACCattttgtatcttgctttttttccccccttaaactGCATATTATACAGTTCATTCCATCTTGCTGCACAcgtctacttttctttcttattatagCTGAGAATGTTCTCTGGTATAGATGCaccataatttgtttaaccaGTTGTCGGGTATTGGATCTTTGGGTTCATTCCAGTCTTTGGTTAAGACTATACATTAGACTCCGGAGAGTGTGAATATATTGCTCTCTGGGGTAATTTCTGAGTCGTGGAAATGCTGTGCAATTTACCTTTTGATAGATGGTTGAAGGTTGGCCACCAAAGTGATTGCCTCAGTTTTTGTTCCCATTAACGGGGAACACCACCTTCCCACATGCTCTTCAATCGTGAGGTTACATTGCCCGTTGCTGTTTATTTGTATTCACTGATAAGACTGGGTTTCTCCAGAACTAAGGAAGTTGCGCCAGCCAGAGCGCCGACCTGACCTTCCCTGTGTGTCCTTACCCCCCGACTCCAGGCTCTGGGATCCCATGGCAGCTGCAGCACCGAAGTGGAGAAGGAGACCCAGGAGAAGATGACCATCCTCCAGGCCTACTTCCAGCAGAACAGGGATGAAGTCCTGGATAACCTGCTGGCCTTTGTCTGTGACATCCGGCCAGAAATCCATGAAAACTACCGCATAAATGGataggggaggaaggagcagctCTGCGTGCAGATTGGCATGTTAGATGCCTTCATGGAATACGAAGCTTCAGCAAATCTTGAGTAGTTACATCCTTGTGAAAAGGCATTAcattatttctgtatattatgtAGTAGGTCCCTTCACTTCTTAGAGAATAGCAAATCTAGCTTCTTTGTACAAACGTAGAGCTTatccaaagattttctccttttacctCATATTTCTTAGAAATTAATGTGTATACGTTGTCTGTTTTCCTATGCCTTTTAGCTCAAGCAACatatgtatcagtactttttctttcttagatgtagtgaaaaaaaaaaattctgtttaagaAAGACAgggattaaatattttttttccctaaagcttTCTTGAAGGTCAGGGGCTTTCTCTATGAAAAAGTAGTAAATAGTTACTGTAACTTGTGTGAAGCAGCAGCCGGCCTTAAGTCGTCCTTTTGGCTAAGGGTGGAACAGCGAATACTAGTATATATTGTTCGGGCTGCTCTTAGTTTCTCTTAATCAAAATTATTAGATGATAGAATTCAAGAACTTGTATACATGTTCTTACTTGGTGTACTGATAATCACTTGAAAGTAAAGACTTTGTCATGCATTTCCACGGCTCtggttcatcctttctgataatGCAGAGTGCACTCTGACCCAGATGTTCTGTAGAACTTCACTTAGGAAATTAAATTAGCACATGTAGCACATACACATTTGCACGCATACTCAGAAAATGTTTGTGGTATGTATCTTAGCAGGAAGGAAATCACTTGTGATTTCACCCAGCAACCGGTTCGAAAAACAGCATCCGACCAGTAGTAAGTCTGCAGTTTGCCTTTTCTCCAGAGCACCCTGGCCTGGggcagccttgggcaagttatcaAGCATATTTCCTCCCTGGCGGGCTACATGATATGTATAATACCTATAGGAACTTCACACTAGCTCTTAAGAGTTAAATGCTCTGTGACTCTCTATTAGCCGAAAGTCTTTGGCTGCAAAAATAATTACTAGTAGATACAAACAGTTGAAAGAGAACACTGTGGGATTTCCTTGCTTGTTCTGAAAAAGTACGAGAACATTAGATGCCCTTtaagaaaatcacattttatgaGACTCAGAATGGGTTGATTCTAGGCCATGTTTGTCTCTAGTTACTGTTCCTGTTTATAGTATGATTCCTCAAAAGAGTTCCATATGAGCTTTTCCCGTTTTGACTGTGAAAGCACTCCAGTCAGGCTTGCCACTCCAATGAAAGCGAGTGTCAAGGTCAGCAATGATGACCAGATTGGGAGGTCCAATCTTCTTCCCCCTTGACCTTCAGTCCTGTTTGACAGGGTTGACCAGTTCTTCTTGAACCACTTTCTTAGCTTTATTCTGCAGTGATGTGTTACCTTGCGCCTCTGTCTCTTGCTTTAGTTCTAACTCCTCTTTTCCCAGGGATTTGTTCTTGGACTTCGTATTGCTCATTCCCTTGTTGAAACCCAGCTTCTCTTCATGGCTTTAAATAACCATCTCTGTTGAAGACCCAGGTTTATATCCAGCTTCTAACTGTAGAGCTGTCAATTGCTTATTTGCTGTTTTGGTTTGGATATCTAATAAACATCTCCACCTTAACGTGTTCCACCCTGTACCCGGTTTTGTTAGGACTTGACTCCTGGTGTTGCTGAGTGCAGCAAACTCCATCTCTCCTACTGCAAATACGGATTTCCCAAATTGGAGGACCATGAAGAAGCAACACCTGCGTTCACCACTTTAGATGCAGTATCTAACCTGTTTGCCACCAATGTTTTTTTCATCCTGGGTTCATAGGGTTGTACTTACATACATTTCTGCCTGACTCTTCACTTCCAGCCAACCAGCTGAATATTGGTACAGTTGAAGAAGCAACATAAGTACTTCAAAAGTGTGATCTAGGGTCAGTTGAGAGGAAAGATAAGATCTGAAAGGAGCTTGGTGATCTGGGAGAGAGGAACCTAAATGGTCTGAAGAGTGAATGGAATGTCAAGTGAGTGGAGAGACTTGGCTGtgaagggtggggggcagaggtggTTTAAGGGAGGTGAGAACATGTTTAaatgtggggagggaagggaatagAAGGAGCGAGATGGAGAAGGTCTTGTCTTCTGGGTGGAGTGAGATCCCTGAGGGGTCTGGAGGCCACAGGAGCTGGAGCACAGATGGGATTAGTTCTAGCCTTTAAGCTTGATGGTGCTCAGGGAAAATGGGTGTTTGTGTCCTGCTAGGCCAGTTGAATCCATCTCTGGGAATGGGGCCAGGACtaagatgttttaaaatctcCCTTGGGGAGGGCCTTCCATTGTGGCCTGACACGAAAAACTAgcatctgttttgttctttgaCCACGAAGGCCCATGATGTTGGTTCTGACATGGAATGAACTCCaagatacacatatatgtagAACAGTGTGTGATTTGTTCCCATTGAgcataaaaaaagatattcacatgcctgtatgtgtatatacagacGATAGAAGAAACTGGTGCTAGTCGTTACTCTCAGACGACAGGGTCTACGACGGGAGGGTTTCTTTTTGTGCTCTTCATTTACAGGGTCCTTCGGCAgtgtccctggcctctacccattgGGTGCCAGTAGAACCCCttcagctgtgacaaccaaaaatactTCCATTGTCAGGTGTCCCCTGGGGGCCCAGACCATCccccagttaagaaccactgtCCTAAAGCAactcagaattaaaaacaaagtaccACCCATGATTCCTGGAACATTCCAGGTACTCAGCAAATGTTTCCTAATTTTCCAAAACTTGTCCTTTTCCCCTCTTAATTATCCCTGATTGGCATGTCTAATACTAGCTGTTACTGGTCAGGATAGGATACACTGAAATCCCAGTGGCTTaataaaaaggtttatttcttacAATGTTGGATACAAGTTTGGTGACTGCAGGGCAGCTGTCCTCCTGCGGTGTCAGTGACTCAGTTTA contains these protein-coding regions:
- the ATP6V1G1 gene encoding V-type proton ATPase subunit G 1 isoform X1, which produces MASQSQGIQQLLQAEKRAAEKVSEARKRKNRRLKQAKEEAQAEIEQYRLQREKEFKAKEAAALGSHGSCSTEVEKETQEKMTILQAYFQQNRDEVLDNLLAFVCDIRPEIHENYRING
- the ATP6V1G1 gene encoding V-type proton ATPase subunit G 1 isoform X2, translating into MASQSQGIQQLLQAEKRAAEKVSEARKRKNRRLKQETQEKMTILQAYFQQNRDEVLDNLLAFVCDIRPEIHENYRING